A single region of the Pseudomonas solani genome encodes:
- a CDS encoding efflux RND transporter permease subunit, with protein sequence MTLSDLCIRRPVFATVLSLVVVLLGLMAYQRLTVREYPNIDVPIVTVNVIYPGASPEIMESQVAQPIEDVLSGIEGLDFVSSISRSENTQITAQFRLGTDADEAANDVRDRLGRVRGLLPTEIDEPVVQKVEADAQPVVWIAFYSEQHSAMEITDVLERVVQDRLQTIPGVSEVQIRGARTYAMRIWLDPEKLAAHDLTVQDVEDALRRQNVEIPAGRIESVQREFSVLSETDLKTPEEFNDLIIDDRRGYLLRLSDVGHAEIGAADERSLVRFNGRPAVSLGLVRQATANPLEISDGLNAALPDVRELLPEGMQMAIANDNSLFIRESISNVYATIWEAVVLVVLIIFLFLRSLRATLIPLVTIPVSLIGACALMALMGFTVNTLTLLAMVLAIGLVVDDAIVVLENIHRHIEAGLSPVQAAFKGSREIAFAVIAMTLTLAAVYAPIGFMQGTSGKLFTEFSWTLAGAVLVSGFVALTLSPMMCGQLLKPHRPDHRHGRVYNLIEGFLNGLTYSYRHLLERVLRAWVLIAIFLVGVLLLCAWMFTGLRSELAPTEDTGTIVGTLNGPDGATLQYTSRYAKMLEDAYKSIPETNRYMVVVGFPTVAQGLSFMKLEDWDKRSRSQFEIRDELLPKLQDIPGVRAFPVNRPPLGQSARNQPVNFVIRSSLEYAELQQYVDRLLERIRDYPGLESIDTDLKLNTPQLKVTVNREQATAVGTDVATIGRSLESLFGSRQVTRFKQNGEQYDVLVQLANVDRSNPDDLNRVYVRGRDDSMVQLSNLIEVKETVAPRELNHFNQLRAVTLSANVGSGYTLGEALTHLERVAREVMPPETQFDYTGTSRDFKESSAGVALTFALALVFIYLVLAAQFESFVDPLIILFSVPLSIAGALLALELFGGTLNIYSQVGMVTLIGLITKHGILIVEFANQLLREGRSLDEAVMEASVQRLRPILMTTGAMVLGSLPLAIATGAGAESRRQIGMVIVGGLLVGTFFTLFVVPTLYRKLRQWRPMRLEEPALA encoded by the coding sequence ATGACCCTTTCCGACCTGTGCATCCGTCGCCCGGTATTCGCCACCGTCCTCTCCCTGGTGGTGGTGCTGCTGGGGCTGATGGCCTACCAGCGCCTGACGGTGCGTGAGTACCCGAACATCGACGTGCCCATCGTCACGGTCAACGTCATCTACCCCGGTGCCAGCCCGGAGATCATGGAATCCCAGGTGGCGCAGCCCATCGAGGACGTGCTCTCGGGCATCGAGGGGCTGGACTTCGTGTCCTCCATCAGCCGCTCCGAGAACACCCAGATCACCGCGCAGTTCCGCCTCGGCACCGACGCCGACGAGGCGGCCAACGACGTGCGCGACCGCCTTGGCCGGGTACGCGGGCTGCTGCCCACCGAGATCGACGAGCCGGTAGTGCAGAAGGTCGAGGCCGATGCCCAGCCGGTGGTGTGGATCGCCTTCTACAGCGAGCAGCACTCGGCTATGGAAATCACCGACGTGCTGGAGCGGGTGGTGCAGGACCGCCTGCAGACCATCCCCGGCGTCTCCGAGGTGCAGATCCGCGGCGCGCGCACCTACGCCATGCGCATCTGGCTGGACCCGGAGAAGCTCGCCGCCCACGACCTCACCGTGCAGGACGTGGAAGATGCCCTGCGCCGGCAGAACGTGGAGATCCCCGCCGGGCGCATCGAGTCGGTGCAGCGCGAGTTCAGCGTGCTCTCGGAAACCGACCTGAAGACCCCCGAGGAATTCAACGACCTGATCATCGACGACCGCCGTGGCTACCTGCTGCGCCTGTCCGATGTGGGCCACGCCGAGATCGGCGCCGCCGACGAGCGCTCGCTGGTGCGCTTCAACGGCCGCCCCGCGGTATCCCTCGGCCTGGTGCGCCAGGCCACGGCCAACCCGCTGGAGATTTCCGACGGCCTCAACGCCGCGTTGCCGGATGTGCGCGAGCTGCTGCCCGAGGGCATGCAGATGGCCATCGCCAACGACAACTCGCTGTTCATCCGCGAATCCATCTCCAACGTCTACGCCACCATCTGGGAAGCGGTGGTGCTGGTGGTGCTGATCATCTTCCTGTTCCTGCGCTCGCTGCGGGCGACGCTGATCCCGCTGGTGACCATCCCGGTGTCGCTGATCGGCGCCTGCGCGCTGATGGCGTTGATGGGCTTCACGGTCAACACCCTCACGCTGCTGGCGATGGTCCTGGCCATCGGCCTGGTGGTGGACGACGCCATCGTGGTGCTGGAGAACATCCACCGGCACATCGAGGCGGGCCTGTCGCCGGTACAGGCGGCGTTCAAGGGCAGCCGCGAGATCGCCTTCGCGGTGATCGCCATGACCCTGACCCTGGCCGCCGTCTATGCGCCCATCGGCTTCATGCAGGGCACCTCGGGCAAGCTGTTCACCGAGTTCTCCTGGACCCTGGCAGGTGCCGTGCTGGTTTCCGGCTTCGTCGCCCTGACCCTGTCGCCGATGATGTGCGGCCAGTTGCTCAAGCCGCACCGGCCCGATCACCGCCACGGCCGCGTCTACAACCTGATCGAAGGCTTCCTCAACGGCCTCACCTACAGCTACCGCCACCTGCTGGAGCGGGTGCTGCGGGCCTGGGTGCTGATCGCCATCTTCCTGGTCGGCGTGTTGCTGCTGTGCGCCTGGATGTTCACCGGCCTGCGCAGCGAGCTGGCGCCCACTGAGGACACCGGCACCATAGTCGGCACCCTCAACGGCCCGGACGGCGCCACCCTGCAGTACACCAGCCGCTACGCGAAGATGCTCGAGGACGCCTACAAATCCATCCCCGAGACCAACCGCTACATGGTGGTGGTGGGCTTCCCCACGGTGGCCCAGGGCTTGTCGTTCATGAAGCTGGAGGACTGGGACAAGCGCAGCCGCAGCCAATTCGAGATCCGCGACGAGCTCCTGCCCAAGCTGCAGGACATCCCCGGCGTGCGCGCCTTCCCGGTCAACCGCCCGCCGCTGGGGCAGAGCGCGCGCAACCAGCCGGTGAACTTCGTCATCCGCTCGTCCCTGGAATACGCCGAGCTGCAGCAATACGTGGACAGGCTGCTGGAGCGTATCCGCGACTACCCGGGGCTGGAGAGCATCGACACCGACCTCAAGCTCAACACCCCGCAGCTCAAGGTCACGGTCAACCGCGAGCAGGCCACCGCCGTAGGCACCGACGTCGCCACCATCGGCCGCAGCCTGGAGAGCCTGTTCGGCAGCCGCCAGGTGACCCGCTTCAAGCAGAACGGCGAGCAGTACGACGTGCTGGTGCAACTGGCCAACGTCGACCGCAGCAACCCCGACGACCTCAACCGCGTGTACGTGCGCGGCCGCGACGACAGCATGGTGCAGCTCTCCAACCTGATCGAGGTGAAGGAGACGGTGGCGCCGCGCGAGCTCAACCACTTCAACCAGCTGCGCGCGGTGACCCTCAGCGCCAACGTCGGCAGCGGCTACACCTTGGGCGAGGCGCTGACCCACCTGGAGCGCGTGGCCCGCGAGGTGATGCCGCCGGAGACCCAGTTCGACTACACCGGCACCTCCCGCGACTTCAAGGAATCCAGCGCCGGGGTGGCGCTGACGTTCGCCCTGGCCCTGGTGTTCATCTACCTGGTGCTGGCGGCGCAGTTCGAAAGCTTCGTCGACCCGCTGATCATCCTCTTCAGCGTGCCGCTCTCCATCGCCGGCGCCTTGCTCGCCCTGGAGCTGTTCGGCGGCACCCTGAACATCTATTCCCAGGTGGGCATGGTCACGCTCATCGGCCTGATCACCAAGCACGGCATCCTCATCGTCGAATTCGCCAACCAGCTGCTGCGCGAGGGCCGCAGCCTGGACGAGGCGGTGATGGAAGCCTCGGTGCAGCGCCTGCGGCCGATCCTCATGACTACCGGTGCCATGGTTCTTGGCTCGCTGCCCCTGGCCATCGCCACCGGCGCCGGCGCGGAAAGCCGCCGGCAGATCGGCATGGTGATAGTCGGCGGCCTGCTGGTGGGCACCTTCTTCACCCTGTTCGTGGTGCCGACCCTGTACCGCAAGCTGCGCCAATGGCGGCCGATGCGCCTGGAAGAGCCGGCACTGGCGTGA
- a CDS encoding ABC transporter ATP-binding protein: MTSALSIRQLTKTYGNGFQALKGIDLEVAEGDFFALLGPNGAGKSTTIGILSTLVNKTSGTVNVFGNDLDKSPYALKRCLGVVPQEFNFNQFEKVFDIVVTQAGYYGIPAKIAKERAEQYLTQLGLWDKRDAASRELSGGMKRRLMIARALVHEPRLLILDEPTAGVDIELRRSMWSFLTGLNAQGITIILTTHYLEEAEQLCRNIGIIDHGTIVENTSMKSLLKKLHVETFLLDLKDSLTSLPQLAGYPARLVDHHTLEVQVDKSQGITELFRQLSALNIDVISLRNKTNRLEELFVSLVEKNLSKVAV, encoded by the coding sequence ATGACATCTGCTCTGTCCATCCGGCAGCTGACCAAGACCTACGGCAACGGCTTCCAGGCCCTCAAGGGCATCGACCTGGAAGTGGCCGAAGGCGATTTCTTCGCACTGCTGGGCCCCAACGGCGCCGGCAAGTCCACCACCATCGGCATCCTCTCCACCCTGGTGAACAAGACCAGCGGCACGGTCAATGTCTTCGGCAACGACCTCGACAAATCGCCCTACGCGCTCAAGCGCTGCCTCGGCGTGGTGCCCCAGGAGTTCAACTTCAACCAGTTCGAGAAGGTCTTCGACATAGTCGTGACCCAGGCTGGCTACTACGGCATCCCGGCGAAGATCGCCAAGGAGCGCGCCGAGCAGTACCTCACCCAGCTGGGCCTGTGGGACAAGCGTGACGCGGCGTCCCGCGAGCTGTCCGGCGGCATGAAGCGGCGCCTGATGATCGCCCGAGCGCTGGTCCACGAGCCGCGCCTGCTGATCCTCGACGAGCCCACCGCCGGCGTCGACATCGAGCTGCGCCGCTCCATGTGGAGTTTCCTCACCGGGCTCAACGCCCAGGGCATAACCATCATCCTCACCACCCACTACCTCGAGGAAGCCGAGCAGCTGTGCCGCAACATCGGCATCATCGACCACGGCACCATCGTCGAGAACACCAGCATGAAGTCGCTGTTGAAGAAGCTCCACGTGGAGACCTTCCTGCTCGACCTCAAGGATTCGCTGACCAGCCTGCCGCAGCTCGCCGGCTACCCGGCGCGCCTGGTGGACCACCACACCCTGGAGGTGCAGGTGGACAAGAGCCAGGGCATCACCGAGCTGTTCCGCCAGCTCTCGGCGCTGAACATCGATGTGATCAGCCTGCGCAACAAGACCAACCGCCTGGAGGAGCTGTTCGTGTCCCTGGTCGAGAAGAACCTGTCGAAGGTGGCCGTATGA
- a CDS encoding acyl-CoA dehydrogenase, which yields MDFAYSPKVQELRERVTAFMDTYVYPAEPVFEQQVAEGDRWQPTAIMEELKAKAKAEGLWNLFLPESELGAGLTNMEYAPLAEIMGRSLLGPEPFNCSAPDTGNMEVLVRYANEEQKKQWLEPLLRGEIRSAFAMTEPGVASSDATNMEARAVRQGDEWVINGRKWWTSGACDPRCKILVFMGLSNPDAPRHQQHSMILVPVDTPGVKILRPLPVFGYDDAPHGHAEVLFEDVRVPYENVLLGEGRGFEIAQGRLGPGRIHHCMRSIGMAERALELMCKRAVSRTAFGKPLARLGGNIDKIADSRMEIDMARLLTLKAAYMMDTVGNKVAKSEIAQIKVVAPNVALRVIDRAIQIHGGAGVSNDFPLAYMYAMQRTLRLADGPDEVHRAAIGKFEIGKYVPKEMLRSGH from the coding sequence ATGGATTTCGCCTACTCCCCCAAGGTCCAGGAACTGCGTGAACGCGTAACGGCGTTCATGGACACCTACGTCTACCCGGCCGAGCCGGTATTCGAGCAACAGGTCGCAGAGGGTGATCGCTGGCAGCCCACCGCGATCATGGAAGAGCTCAAGGCCAAGGCCAAGGCCGAAGGCCTGTGGAACCTGTTCCTGCCCGAGTCCGAACTCGGTGCCGGCCTGACCAACATGGAATACGCACCGCTGGCCGAGATCATGGGCCGCTCGCTGCTGGGCCCGGAGCCGTTCAACTGCTCCGCGCCGGATACCGGCAACATGGAAGTGCTGGTGCGCTACGCCAACGAAGAACAGAAGAAGCAATGGCTGGAGCCGCTGCTGCGCGGCGAGATCCGCTCCGCCTTCGCCATGACCGAGCCGGGCGTGGCTTCGTCCGATGCCACCAACATGGAAGCCCGCGCCGTGCGCCAGGGTGACGAGTGGGTGATCAACGGCCGCAAGTGGTGGACCTCCGGCGCCTGCGACCCGCGCTGCAAGATCCTCGTGTTCATGGGCCTGTCCAACCCGGACGCGCCGCGCCACCAGCAGCACTCGATGATCCTGGTCCCGGTGGATACCCCCGGGGTGAAGATCCTCCGCCCGCTGCCGGTATTCGGTTACGACGACGCGCCCCACGGCCACGCCGAAGTGCTGTTCGAAGACGTGCGCGTGCCCTATGAGAACGTGCTGCTCGGCGAAGGCCGCGGCTTCGAGATCGCCCAGGGCCGCCTCGGCCCAGGCCGCATCCACCACTGCATGCGCTCCATCGGCATGGCCGAGCGCGCGCTGGAGCTGATGTGCAAGCGCGCCGTCAGCCGCACCGCCTTCGGCAAGCCGCTGGCCCGCCTGGGTGGCAACATCGACAAGATCGCCGACTCGCGGATGGAGATCGACATGGCCCGCCTGCTGACCCTGAAGGCGGCCTACATGATGGACACCGTGGGCAACAAGGTGGCCAAGAGCGAGATCGCCCAGATCAAGGTCGTGGCGCCCAACGTCGCCCTGCGGGTGATCGACCGCGCCATCCAGATCCACGGCGGTGCCGGTGTCTCCAACGATTTCCCGCTGGCCTACATGTACGCCATGCAGCGCACCCTGCGCCTGGCCGACGGCCCGGACGAAGTGCACCGCGCGGCCATCGGCAAGTTCGAGATCGGCAAGTACGTACCGAAAGAGATGCTGCGCAGCGGTCACTGA
- a CDS encoding efflux RND transporter periplasmic adaptor subunit: MIARRRAWPLLLCGLLACPAFAANPPLVEVAEPQRALVRDELVTFGSLRSDESVTIRPEIEGRLASLHFKEGQQVKGGDLLVSLDDAIARAELDQARANLELAEKSYQRAQMLFKRGASNAQAQDEAQSQQQAARASLALAQARLDKTQIRAPYDGFLGLRQVSTGDYLSPGQDIVNLEVLDPLKVDFRVPQKAVAQVHVGQTVEISVDAYLGERFRGRIIALNPRLDEVGRSQAIRAQIGNADHRLKPGQFVKVSVILEERPDALLIPEEAVIPVGQQLFVAIVVDGKVERRQIRIGQRQRGKAEVREGLQGTEQVITAGWQKAGPGQEVRSVARGEL, translated from the coding sequence ATGATCGCTCGTCGCCGCGCCTGGCCGTTGCTGCTGTGTGGATTGCTCGCCTGTCCGGCCTTCGCCGCCAATCCGCCCCTGGTGGAGGTGGCCGAGCCCCAGCGGGCGCTGGTGCGGGATGAGCTGGTGACCTTCGGCTCGTTGCGCTCCGACGAGTCGGTGACCATCCGCCCGGAGATCGAAGGGCGCCTGGCCAGCCTGCACTTCAAGGAAGGGCAGCAAGTGAAGGGCGGCGACCTGCTGGTCAGCCTCGACGATGCCATCGCCCGCGCCGAGCTGGACCAGGCGCGGGCCAATCTGGAGCTGGCGGAGAAGAGCTATCAGCGCGCGCAGATGCTGTTCAAGCGCGGTGCCAGCAACGCCCAGGCCCAGGACGAGGCGCAGTCCCAGCAGCAGGCCGCCCGTGCCAGCCTGGCCCTGGCCCAGGCGCGCCTCGACAAGACCCAGATCCGTGCTCCCTACGATGGTTTCCTCGGCTTGCGCCAGGTGAGCACCGGCGACTACCTCAGCCCCGGCCAGGACATCGTCAACCTGGAGGTGCTCGACCCGCTCAAGGTGGATTTCCGCGTGCCGCAGAAGGCCGTGGCCCAGGTGCATGTCGGCCAGACCGTGGAAATCAGCGTCGACGCCTACCTGGGTGAACGCTTCCGTGGCCGCATCATCGCCCTCAACCCGCGCCTGGACGAAGTCGGCCGCAGCCAGGCCATCCGCGCGCAGATCGGCAACGCCGACCACCGCCTCAAGCCCGGCCAGTTCGTCAAGGTTTCGGTCATTCTCGAAGAGCGCCCCGACGCGCTGCTGATTCCCGAGGAAGCGGTGATCCCCGTGGGCCAGCAACTGTTCGTCGCCATCGTCGTCGACGGCAAGGTGGAGCGCCGGCAGATCCGCATCGGCCAGCGCCAGCGCGGCAAGGCCGAGGTGCGCGAGGGCCTGCAGGGCACCGAGCAGGTGATCACCGCGGGCTGGCAGAAGGCCGGGCCCGGGCAGGAGGTGCGTAGCGTGGCGCGGGGTGAGCTATGA
- a CDS encoding glutathione S-transferase family protein — protein sequence MLKIWGRKNSSNVRKALWAAEEAGIAFEAIDAGGAFGLVNDPEYRARNPNGLVPLIEDGELVLWESNAIVRYLAARYAAGRLYPEDPVLRARGDKWMDWTTSAFAPVFRDLFWGTLRTPPAERDPAKIAAALARCSELLAMPERALAEQPFLSGEHFAMGDIPLGSFIYAWFEMPIQRPELPALEAWYGRLKERPAYRKAVMTALT from the coding sequence ATGCTGAAGATCTGGGGCCGCAAGAATTCGTCCAATGTGAGAAAGGCGCTCTGGGCCGCCGAAGAGGCCGGCATCGCCTTCGAGGCGATCGATGCCGGAGGCGCCTTCGGCCTGGTCAACGACCCCGAGTACCGGGCCAGGAACCCCAACGGCCTGGTGCCGCTGATCGAGGATGGCGAGCTGGTGCTCTGGGAGTCCAACGCCATCGTCCGCTACCTGGCCGCGCGTTATGCTGCGGGCCGTCTCTACCCTGAAGACCCGGTGCTGCGTGCCCGGGGCGACAAGTGGATGGACTGGACCACCTCGGCCTTCGCCCCGGTGTTCCGCGACCTGTTCTGGGGCACCCTGCGTACGCCGCCGGCGGAACGCGACCCGGCGAAGATCGCCGCCGCCCTGGCCCGTTGCAGCGAGCTGCTGGCGATGCCCGAGCGGGCCCTGGCCGAGCAGCCATTCCTCTCCGGCGAGCATTTCGCCATGGGTGACATTCCCCTGGGCAGCTTCATCTATGCCTGGTTCGAGATGCCCATCCAGCGCCCCGAGCTGCCGGCCCTGGAGGCCTGGTACGGCCGCCTCAAGGAGCGCCCGGCCTACCGCAAGGCGGTGATGACCGCCCTGACCTGA
- a CDS encoding ABC transporter permease, which produces MSSELRANLVALNTIVYREVRRFTRIWPQTLLPPGITMALYFVIFGNLIGRQIGDMGGFSYMEYIVPGLIMMSVITNSYSNVVSSFFGSKFQRSVEELLVSPVSPHTILLGYTIGGVLRGLAVGVIVTLLSLFFTKLQVHHLGVTVLVVLLTATTFSLGGFINAVYARNFDDISIVPTFVLTPLTYLGGVFYSISLLPPFWQTVSLANPILHMVNAFRYGILGVSDINIGIAIGLMTLTTVILYIACIRLLVSGRGMRQ; this is translated from the coding sequence ATGAGTTCCGAACTGCGCGCCAACCTGGTCGCCCTCAACACCATCGTCTACCGCGAAGTCCGCCGCTTCACCCGCATCTGGCCGCAGACCCTGCTGCCCCCTGGCATCACCATGGCCCTGTACTTCGTGATCTTCGGCAACCTGATCGGCCGGCAGATCGGCGACATGGGCGGCTTCAGCTACATGGAGTACATCGTGCCGGGGCTGATCATGATGTCGGTGATCACCAACTCGTACAGCAACGTGGTCTCCAGCTTCTTCGGCAGCAAGTTCCAGCGTTCGGTGGAGGAGCTGCTGGTGTCGCCGGTCTCGCCGCACACCATCCTCCTCGGCTACACCATCGGCGGCGTGCTGCGCGGCCTGGCGGTGGGGGTGATCGTGACCCTGCTGTCGCTGTTCTTCACCAAGCTGCAGGTGCACCACCTGGGCGTGACCGTGCTGGTGGTGCTGCTGACCGCCACCACCTTCTCCCTGGGTGGCTTCATCAACGCGGTGTATGCGCGCAACTTCGACGACATCTCCATCGTCCCGACCTTCGTGCTGACGCCGCTGACCTACCTGGGCGGGGTGTTCTACTCCATCAGCCTGCTGCCGCCGTTCTGGCAGACGGTGTCCCTGGCCAACCCCATCCTGCACATGGTCAACGCCTTCCGCTACGGCATCCTCGGCGTCTCCGACATCAACATCGGCATCGCCATCGGCCTGATGACCCTGACCACGGTGATCCTCTACATCGCCTGCATCCGCCTGCTGGTGAGCGGGCGGGGTATGCGCCAGTAA
- a CDS encoding TonB-dependent receptor family protein, translating to MPTYRSAWALSLALTPLAQAETLQVDPLVITGSRYPASGFELPFSVDRIEREQASLGQPGVNLSEALNAVPGLVVQNRQNQAQDLQVSSRGFGARSAFGIRGIKLIADGIPASNPDGQGQAATFDLDTLDHIEVLRGPFASIYGSNAGGVIQVFSRDGQGAPKVSSETSQGAWGTSRTRITAEGGNDRAGFLVNQAHYESDGYRKHSAATLDKSFAKLTLYPDDDSKLALTFSQLNQNGTQDPLGLTWASYQADPRGVADAALNYDTRKTIDHRQAGLNYERAFAAGTWQATLYGGTRRVIQYQAIPSSAQASPRSAGGVIDFERSFHGASTRWLQDFDPGLGNLTLTTGVDYDQSSDDRQGYENFVGSQLGVRGNLRRDERDEVSSIAPYLQLGWRLGDFNLQGGLRYNEVAFDVDDHYIRPGNGDDSGSVTYRDLTPTLGASYALTPELNLYASWGKGFETPTLNELSYSGSGDSFGFDLGAATSRQYEVGLKSLIGEATRLNLALFRIDTEDELVVDAASGGRTRYQNAARTRRQGLELSVDSALGETLHTRLAYTRLSATYDQGFTSGGRDIPAGRHLPGVPATSLWGELEWRPREGISTALEGLYRSKLYVEDSNSARPAPGYALLNWRARFEQKLERLTFSQTLRLDNLLDRRYVGSVIVGDGNQRYYEPGPGRAWYVAAGVEYAFD from the coding sequence ATGCCGACCTACCGTTCTGCCTGGGCGCTGTCCCTCGCGCTCACCCCGCTGGCCCAGGCCGAGACGCTGCAGGTCGACCCGCTGGTGATCACCGGCAGCCGCTACCCGGCCAGCGGCTTCGAGCTGCCCTTCTCCGTCGACCGCATCGAGCGCGAACAGGCCAGCCTCGGCCAGCCCGGGGTCAACCTTTCCGAAGCGCTCAACGCCGTGCCCGGCCTGGTGGTGCAGAACCGCCAGAACCAGGCGCAGGACCTGCAAGTGTCCTCGCGCGGCTTCGGCGCCCGCTCGGCCTTCGGCATCCGCGGCATCAAGCTGATCGCCGACGGCATCCCCGCCTCCAACCCGGACGGCCAGGGCCAGGCGGCCACCTTCGACCTCGACACCCTCGACCATATCGAGGTGCTGCGCGGCCCCTTCGCCAGCATCTATGGCAGCAACGCCGGCGGGGTGATCCAGGTGTTCTCCCGCGACGGCCAGGGCGCACCCAAGGTCTCCAGCGAAACCTCCCAGGGTGCCTGGGGCACTTCGCGCACCCGCATCACCGCCGAGGGCGGCAACGACCGGGCCGGCTTCCTGGTCAACCAGGCCCATTACGAAAGCGACGGCTACCGCAAGCACAGCGCCGCGACCCTGGACAAGAGCTTCGCCAAGCTGACCCTGTACCCGGACGACGACAGCAAGCTGGCGCTGACCTTCAGCCAGCTGAACCAGAACGGCACCCAGGACCCGCTCGGCCTGACCTGGGCCAGCTACCAGGCCGACCCGCGCGGCGTCGCCGATGCGGCGCTGAACTACGACACGCGCAAGACCATCGACCACCGCCAGGCCGGCCTCAACTACGAGCGCGCCTTTGCTGCCGGCACCTGGCAGGCCACCCTCTATGGCGGCACGCGGCGGGTGATCCAGTACCAGGCGATCCCCTCGTCCGCCCAGGCCAGCCCGCGCAGCGCCGGCGGCGTGATCGATTTCGAGCGCAGCTTCCACGGCGCCAGCACCCGCTGGCTGCAGGACTTCGACCCCGGCCTGGGCAACCTCACCCTCACCACCGGGGTGGACTACGACCAGTCCAGCGACGACCGCCAGGGCTACGAGAACTTCGTCGGCAGCCAACTGGGCGTGCGCGGCAACCTGCGCCGGGACGAGCGCGACGAAGTCAGCAGCATCGCCCCCTACCTGCAGCTCGGCTGGCGCCTGGGGGATTTCAACCTGCAGGGCGGCCTGCGCTACAACGAAGTGGCCTTCGACGTGGACGACCACTACATCCGCCCCGGCAACGGCGATGACAGCGGCTCGGTCACCTACCGCGACCTGACCCCGACCCTGGGCGCCAGCTACGCGCTGACCCCGGAACTGAACCTCTACGCCAGCTGGGGCAAGGGCTTCGAGACGCCGACGCTCAACGAGCTGTCCTACTCCGGGTCCGGCGACAGCTTCGGCTTCGACCTGGGCGCGGCCACCAGCCGGCAATACGAAGTGGGCCTCAAGAGCCTGATCGGCGAAGCCACCCGCCTCAACCTGGCGCTGTTCCGCATCGACACCGAGGACGAGCTGGTGGTGGACGCCGCCAGCGGTGGCCGCACCCGCTACCAGAACGCCGCGCGCACCCGGCGCCAGGGGCTGGAGCTGTCCGTGGACAGCGCGCTCGGCGAAACCCTGCACACCCGCCTGGCCTACACCCGCCTCAGCGCCACCTATGACCAGGGCTTCACCAGCGGCGGCCGCGACATCCCCGCCGGCCGCCACCTGCCCGGCGTGCCCGCCACCAGCCTCTGGGGCGAACTGGAATGGCGCCCGCGCGAGGGCATCAGCACCGCGCTGGAGGGTCTCTACCGCAGCAAGCTCTATGTGGAGGACAGCAACAGCGCCCGCCCGGCGCCCGGCTACGCCCTGCTCAACTGGCGCGCCCGCTTCGAGCAGAAACTCGAGCGCCTGACCTTCAGCCAGACCCTGCGCCTGGACAACCTGCTGGACCGCCGCTACGTCGGCTCGGTCATCGTCGGCGACGGCAACCAGCGCTACTACGAACCCGGCCCGGGGCGGGCCTGGTATGTCGCGGCGGGTGTGGAATACGCGTTCGATTGA
- a CDS encoding LysR family transcriptional regulator, whose amino-acid sequence MNLNKVDLNLFIVFDAIYTEANLTRAGQIVGITQPAVSNALARLRETFNDPLFVRTAQGMVPTPMAQNIIGPVRNALQQLRISVQESRTFNPSQANKTYRISMTDLTETVILPPLFQRLRRLAPNVQIESFLAKRRETTKELAAGRLDFAVDAPLNTDPQVRHVKLMEDRYVCAMRRGHPLAKEKISLDEYLSLTHIHISSRRSGLGYIDLSLGKMGIQRKIALRSQHYLMASTVMQNTDMAMTVPERFARRHELHYVELPVNDVPSLETHLYWHESTDQDPANRWMREQMIEICQQVTAQEQRAEKAEKA is encoded by the coding sequence ATGAACCTGAACAAGGTCGACCTCAACCTCTTCATCGTCTTCGATGCCATCTATACCGAGGCCAACCTGACCCGCGCCGGGCAGATCGTAGGCATTACCCAGCCCGCCGTTTCCAACGCCCTCGCCCGCCTGCGCGAGACCTTCAACGACCCGCTCTTTGTGCGCACCGCCCAGGGCATGGTGCCCACGCCCATGGCGCAGAACATCATCGGCCCGGTGCGCAACGCCCTGCAGCAGCTGCGCATCTCGGTGCAGGAGAGCCGCACCTTCAACCCGAGCCAGGCCAACAAGACCTACCGCATCAGCATGACCGACCTCACCGAGACGGTGATCCTGCCGCCGCTGTTCCAGCGCCTGCGCCGGCTCGCCCCCAACGTGCAGATCGAGAGCTTCCTGGCCAAGCGCCGTGAAACCACCAAGGAGCTGGCCGCCGGGCGCCTGGACTTTGCCGTCGACGCGCCGCTGAACACCGACCCGCAGGTGCGCCACGTCAAGCTGATGGAAGACCGCTACGTCTGCGCCATGCGCCGTGGCCATCCGCTGGCGAAGGAGAAGATCAGCCTCGACGAATACCTGTCGCTGACCCACATCCATATCTCCAGCCGCCGCAGCGGCCTCGGCTACATCGACCTGTCCCTCGGCAAGATGGGCATCCAGCGCAAGATCGCCCTGCGCTCCCAGCACTACCTGATGGCCTCCACCGTGATGCAGAACACCGACATGGCGATGACCGTGCCCGAGCGCTTCGCCCGCCGCCACGAGCTGCACTACGTCGAGCTGCCGGTGAACGACGTGCCCTCCCTGGAAACCCACCTCTATTGGCACGAGAGCACCGACCAGGACCCGGCCAACCGCTGGATGCGCGAGCAGATGATCGAGATCTGCCAGCAGGTCACCGCCCAGGAGCAACGCGCGGAAAAAGCCGAGAAAGCCTGA